The proteins below are encoded in one region of Leptotrichia sp. oral taxon 218:
- a CDS encoding M48 family metallopeptidase, with protein sequence MVKRTLVILLAFLSLNVFSDVVVITDDKKVGDYFKQKVNNAKVINIQSEKGIKNVKKDETNQDAIKEVIELSKKEFNEISKVKINEKSKNTFLESIKYFYSDEEKMKDLLLRSIKEDKNNYLAYFYLGYYEQYLNDNPKQAIEYYKQAIKINSEYPMAYNNLSDSYEEIGNKNETEKIRRQLTSLFPDFPETYYQAGMKYRKEKNFLKSTESFEIAIKKYKNLSNTKFYTYLGSDLKKEYIMDAELYIITNYLNTKNFLKALDYFSTVYPNMKQNKYEKLSYIIEALENYNENVIKSKNINEYKQNLEKIKKFDLQ encoded by the coding sequence TTGGTAAAAAGAACACTAGTAATTTTATTAGCATTTTTAAGTCTTAATGTATTTTCTGATGTTGTAGTAATCACTGATGATAAAAAAGTAGGAGATTATTTTAAGCAAAAAGTTAATAATGCTAAAGTGATAAATATTCAAAGTGAAAAAGGTATAAAAAATGTAAAAAAAGATGAAACAAATCAAGATGCAATAAAAGAAGTAATAGAGTTGTCTAAAAAGGAATTTAATGAAATAAGTAAGGTAAAAATAAATGAAAAATCAAAAAATACTTTTTTGGAAAGTATAAAATATTTTTATAGTGATGAAGAAAAAATGAAAGATTTACTTTTGAGGTCTATAAAAGAAGATAAAAATAATTATTTGGCATATTTTTATTTAGGTTATTATGAGCAATATTTGAACGATAATCCAAAACAAGCGATTGAATATTACAAACAAGCAATAAAGATTAATTCTGAATATCCGATGGCGTATAATAATTTGTCAGATTCCTATGAGGAAATAGGAAATAAAAATGAAACTGAAAAAATTCGAAGACAGCTGACTTCATTATTTCCAGATTTTCCTGAAACATATTATCAGGCAGGAATGAAATATAGAAAAGAAAAAAATTTTTTAAAGTCAACAGAAAGTTTTGAAATAGCTATAAAAAAATATAAAAATTTATCTAATACTAAATTTTATACATATTTAGGTTCAGATTTAAAAAAAGAATACATAATGGATGCAGAATTATATATTATAACTAATTATTTAAATACTAAAAATTTCTTAAAAGCACTAGATTATTTTTCAACTGTTTATCCAAACATGAAACAAAATAAATATGAAAAACTTTCATATATAATAGAGGCTTTGGAAAATTATAATGAAAATGTGATAAAATCTAAAAATATTAATGAATACAAACAAAATTTAGAAAAAATAAAAAAATTTGATTTACAATAA